A stretch of the Vulcanisaeta souniana JCM 11219 genome encodes the following:
- a CDS encoding AAA family ATPase produces the protein MVSNRTLRSMSRLFTAFLYLAISSLAFIIDFPFYPIPIAILIVVVTAALAYSGHVKLGFAIMIILLIPALLYAYEYAALGALLLILILIVLIRVFDWLGVGVGMLAWEFSIMPNPLYVLSVPLILTSPSLTIGVTRKVTPLKSLITFLVLYIPTLLLLNAGNTVIPWFGYVGSQLTPLQYLTTNAIMNALSRMDVGFYGLNQAIGRVFTWTSTYVLPPVMALAAYTAYVISSRLRAHDNRAVRFFAPTIGTIVAYALMTYLLFYMNPYFGLYQGIDVNTLMQGLLPALIISVAILPAVMHLRLVEIKFEEEEKQSVVALERGYQLILNKDELKALANEWDNVIGLDDVKNEVESAVITPLRDSKLSQRYGLMPIHGVLLFGPPGVGKTMLARAIAGRLGWTAIIMNLGELLSKYYGESENRLAELFKVARNYAPSVIIIDEFDAIGKARSKYVSDDVTPRLLNILLSEMDGIVKKNENILIIGTTNQPDLLDPALLRPGRFDKVIYIPPPNEEVRARLFESLLRDKPIQGNIDYAKLAKMTDRFTGADIMNIVRTAVLESIKEQRPITQDKLEELINRYKPSLTYDLLEKYDAFRLQYSRLRTYGKAQVGIPETTWDDVGDLEEVKETINKYVIATMQRRDILEKLGIEPIHGILLFGPPGVGKTLVAKATANMLKANFIELNGAELARVGPERAAAVVKDVFNMARDNAPAIIFIDEIDSVAPPRDSPIGGVWSGVISQLLTEMDGIRGLNNVIVIAATNRPWFVDPALLRPGRFDKVIYIPPPNRDARHEIIRIHVKNAEVEEEAINWVAEVTEGYSGADLAALVREAKMRALDRVLSGDTNIRITREDFEYALGKVRPSLSKEVLNQYQDFLIRIGLPT, from the coding sequence GTGGTTAGTAATAGGACACTGCGTTCAATGTCAAGGTTATTCACGGCATTTCTTTACTTGGCGATCTCATCATTAGCCTTCATAATTGATTTTCCGTTTTATCCAATACCAATCGCTATACTAATAGTAGTCGTTACAGCAGCCCTTGCATATTCTGGGCATGTTAAGCTTGGTTTTGCAATAATGATAATACTCCTAATACCCGCCCTACTTTATGCCTATGAGTACGCGGCATTAGGAGCATTACTTCTCATACTAATACTGATTGTGTTAATTAGGGTTTTTGACTGGCTTGGCGTTGGCGTCGGCATGCTAGCCTGGGAATTCTCAATAATGCCCAACCCACTCTATGTGCTTTCTGTACCATTGATATTAACCTCACCAAGTCTCACCATTGGCGTCACCAGGAAAGTCACGCCACTTAAATCACTAATAACATTTCTCGTCCTTTATATACCAACACTGCTACTATTGAACGCCGGCAATACCGTGATCCCCTGGTTTGGGTATGTAGGTTCGCAACTAACGCCGTTACAATACCTCACCACCAATGCAATAATGAATGCCCTGAGCAGAATGGACGTTGGCTTTTATGGATTGAACCAGGCCATTGGTAGGGTGTTTACTTGGACGAGTACCTATGTATTACCGCCTGTGATGGCATTGGCGGCATACACGGCATATGTAATATCCAGCAGGTTGAGAGCCCATGATAATAGGGCGGTCAGGTTTTTCGCGCCTACCATTGGCACGATAGTCGCCTACGCCTTAATGACATACTTATTGTTCTACATGAACCCATACTTCGGTCTTTACCAGGGTATTGATGTCAATACCCTAATGCAGGGTTTATTACCTGCCCTGATAATAAGTGTAGCCATTCTTCCTGCGGTAATGCACCTCAGGCTTGTTGAGATTAAGTTTGAAGAAGAGGAGAAGCAGTCCGTGGTTGCCCTTGAACGTGGTTATCAATTAATCCTTAACAAGGATGAACTCAAGGCTTTAGCCAATGAGTGGGACAATGTGATTGGGCTTGACGATGTTAAGAACGAGGTAGAATCTGCCGTCATAACGCCACTTAGGGATAGTAAATTGTCCCAGAGGTACGGTTTGATGCCAATTCACGGTGTTCTACTCTTTGGTCCTCCCGGTGTTGGCAAGACAATGTTAGCTAGGGCAATAGCGGGTAGGTTGGGTTGGACTGCGATAATCATGAACCTAGGTGAGTTACTCAGTAAGTACTATGGTGAGAGCGAGAATAGGCTTGCAGAGCTCTTCAAGGTAGCCAGGAACTATGCACCCTCTGTTATAATAATCGATGAATTCGACGCAATCGGCAAAGCAAGGAGTAAGTACGTTAGCGATGACGTAACACCAAGACTACTCAACATACTACTTAGTGAGATGGATGGAATAGTCAAGAAGAATGAGAATATCCTGATAATCGGAACAACTAACCAGCCCGACCTTCTTGATCCAGCGTTGCTTAGGCCAGGTAGATTTGATAAGGTGATCTACATACCACCGCCAAACGAGGAAGTCAGGGCTAGGTTGTTTGAGTCATTACTCAGGGATAAGCCCATCCAGGGGAATATTGATTATGCAAAGCTGGCTAAAATGACCGATAGGTTTACTGGTGCCGATATCATGAACATAGTGAGGACCGCAGTCCTTGAATCAATTAAGGAACAAAGACCCATAACACAGGATAAATTGGAGGAATTAATCAATAGGTATAAGCCCAGTCTAACCTATGATTTACTTGAGAAGTACGATGCATTTAGATTGCAGTACAGTAGGTTGAGGACCTATGGGAAAGCCCAGGTTGGTATTCCAGAGACCACTTGGGATGATGTTGGTGATCTCGAGGAGGTTAAGGAGACCATCAATAAGTACGTAATCGCCACAATGCAGAGGAGGGACATACTTGAGAAGTTGGGTATTGAACCGATACACGGCATCCTACTCTTTGGTCCTCCCGGTGTTGGCAAGACACTAGTTGCCAAGGCAACGGCTAACATGCTTAAGGCGAACTTCATAGAGCTTAATGGGGCTGAATTGGCCAGGGTTGGGCCGGAGAGGGCTGCCGCTGTTGTGAAGGATGTCTTCAATATGGCGCGCGATAATGCGCCTGCCATAATCTTCATTGATGAAATCGACTCGGTGGCACCACCAAGGGACTCACCAATAGGTGGCGTCTGGTCCGGGGTTATTTCACAATTGCTAACTGAAATGGATGGTATAAGGGGATTGAACAATGTCATCGTCATCGCCGCCACTAACAGGCCCTGGTTCGTTGATCCAGCGTTGCTTAGGCCAGGTAGATTTGATAAGGTGATCTACATACCACCGCCCAATAGGGATGCCAGGCACGAGATTATTAGGATCCATGTTAAGAACGCTGAGGTCGAGGAGGAGGCCATTAACTGGGTCGCTGAGGTAACTGAGGGATACAGTGGCGCTGATTTGGCTGCGTTGGTCAGGGAGGCTAAGATGAGGGCTCTGGATAGGGTATTGAGTGGTGATACAAACATTAGAATCACCAGGGAGGACTTTGAGTATGCCCTCGGCAAGGTCCGCCCATCACTAAGTAAAGAGGTGCTTAATCAATACCAGGACTTCCTAATAAGGATTGGACTACCCACGTAA
- a CDS encoding 50S ribosomal protein L31e translates to MSEDAKVEVERIYVINLRRTREASRTRRSPYAIKLIRSFVARHMKVEPENVKIDNSINEYVWSGSIEKPPRRVEVKVTKYSDGTVRVTLNTPEEAEKKAQEKAEESK, encoded by the coding sequence ATGAGCGAAGACGCCAAGGTTGAGGTTGAGAGGATTTACGTAATTAATCTAAGGAGGACCAGGGAGGCTTCGAGAACCAGGAGATCCCCATACGCTATTAAGTTAATTAGGAGTTTCGTGGCTAGGCACATGAAAGTCGAACCAGAGAACGTTAAGATAGACAATAGTATCAATGAGTATGTTTGGTCAGGTAGTATTGAAAAGCCACCAAGGAGAGTTGAGGTCAAGGTCACTAAGTACAGTGACGGCACTGTTAGGGTTACTCTGAACACTCCGGAGGAAGCTGAGAAAAAGGCTCAGGAAAAGGCTGAGGAATCGAAGTAA
- a CDS encoding NAD(P)-dependent oxidoreductase — protein MDVTVIGTGRMGGALVRRLVSQGFNVYAWNRTKDRLRGLPAKPIDDVSQARGLTFIFVSDDEALSTVRGVGGELIVLSGTYSINAVTAFNIRFTGMGIGLLAAPVVGGPADIEGGTAIYLVGGPENAYQRAREVFDRLGVVIRLPTVESAMALKLAYNAFLIGSMALLGEYVALGRTFGVNDEALKDLLMKTAFKGVAERYMDRMLKPKSPPSFTLALAAKDMHYAVKSAGDTKTPLVVSSAVKSLYELLAAMGFSNEDYVRAGLLELIGRVKEK, from the coding sequence ATGGATGTTACAGTAATCGGAACTGGGAGAATGGGCGGTGCGCTTGTTAGGAGATTGGTTAGTCAGGGATTTAATGTGTATGCCTGGAATAGGACTAAGGATAGACTCAGGGGGTTACCGGCTAAGCCAATAGATGATGTATCCCAGGCCAGGGGGCTTACATTTATCTTCGTTTCTGACGATGAGGCATTGAGTACCGTCAGAGGCGTTGGTGGCGAGTTAATAGTACTGTCAGGAACCTACAGTATTAATGCTGTTACTGCGTTTAATATTAGGTTTACCGGCATGGGGATTGGCCTATTAGCTGCGCCTGTCGTTGGTGGGCCTGCGGACATCGAAGGCGGCACAGCCATATACCTAGTCGGTGGCCCGGAAAATGCCTATCAGAGGGCCAGGGAGGTTTTTGATAGGTTAGGCGTTGTGATTAGGTTACCAACGGTTGAATCAGCAATGGCACTTAAACTGGCCTACAACGCCTTCCTAATAGGTTCCATGGCGCTACTCGGCGAGTATGTAGCTTTAGGCAGAACCTTCGGCGTTAATGATGAAGCCCTTAAGGATTTACTGATGAAGACTGCGTTTAAGGGCGTGGCCGAGAGGTACATGGATAGGATGCTCAAGCCTAAGTCGCCTCCTTCATTCACATTAGCCTTGGCTGCTAAGGATATGCACTATGCCGTTAAGTCGGCGGGTGATACGAAAACTCCCCTCGTTGTTTCATCAGCCGTTAAGTCCCTCTATGAGTTATTAGCCGCCATGGGCTTTAGCAATGAGGACTATGTTAGGGCTGGCTTGCTTGAGCTTATTGGCCGTGTAAAGGAAAAATAA
- a CDS encoding THUMP domain-containing protein, whose protein sequence is MDFNLVVSTGRRLEGRCADELKYIGDLVGMRIAQTSFTGFDGLITGYVDGDPVEFTRRLKDLVTGGHYVPRFVLKVVPVMRTVSTKIDEISKAAVELAGRYLSANETYKVEVRKRGVDLDRMDIIDSIASKISNKVKLEGPDKVIQVEVFPSRTGISVIREDDVFSLMRVSVGSQQSGE, encoded by the coding sequence GTGGATTTCAATTTAGTGGTATCCACAGGAAGGAGACTGGAGGGTAGGTGCGCCGATGAACTTAAGTACATAGGTGACTTGGTCGGTATGAGGATTGCCCAAACATCCTTTACGGGTTTTGATGGATTAATAACTGGTTATGTTGATGGAGACCCCGTGGAGTTCACAAGGAGACTGAAGGATCTTGTTACGGGCGGTCATTATGTACCGCGTTTCGTACTTAAGGTCGTGCCTGTGATGAGGACCGTAAGTACGAAGATCGATGAGATATCCAAGGCCGCCGTAGAATTAGCTGGTAGATATCTCAGCGCTAATGAGACTTATAAGGTTGAGGTTAGGAAGAGGGGTGTTGATCTTGATAGGATGGATATAATTGACTCAATAGCGTCAAAGATAAGTAATAAGGTTAAGCTTGAGGGCCCCGATAAGGTTATCCAGGTTGAGGTTTTCCCCTCAAGGACTGGCATAAGCGTGATTAGGGAGGATGATGTTTTCTCGTTAATGAGGGTTAGTGTCGGCTCCCAACAAAGTGGTGAGTAA
- a CDS encoding nicotinate phosphoribosyltransferase, whose translation MDRLFYVAKDEEILNGETTDIYFMRTVDVLKAAGLDRVRVRAEFHVVNLPRNYGWAVFAGLKEVVNLTVAKELPITIYAMPEGTLFRANEPLMVVEGNYMDFAVYETAFLGILRHYSSVATKAARIKKLAGDRACLFFGARVVHPAIQPMVDRASYIGGCDGVAGVVGAKLLGVKPSGTMPHALMIVFRHATGDHTLAWVWFDKVMPNDVPRIVLADTFLDEREESMIAAKLLGNRLYGVRLDTPSSRRGNMEAIVREVRWTLDLAGYRNVKIVVSGGVDEEEVVRLRGIADMFGVGTSIAFPPSVDVSMDIVEAYDEKSGRWVPITKRGKLPGFKQVYRCRGTLNDQVIPWDSEPATCPDGSRPVPLLRKFVDNGKPIEALPSDHEIRNYVLDQLRYAEI comes from the coding sequence ATGGATAGGTTATTCTATGTTGCTAAGGATGAGGAGATCCTCAATGGCGAAACCACGGATATCTATTTCATGAGGACTGTTGATGTCCTCAAGGCCGCGGGACTGGATAGGGTTAGGGTTAGGGCTGAGTTTCACGTTGTTAACTTACCAAGGAATTACGGGTGGGCTGTGTTTGCTGGTTTGAAGGAGGTTGTTAATCTTACGGTGGCCAAGGAGTTGCCAATAACCATCTACGCGATGCCAGAGGGTACGCTCTTTAGGGCTAATGAACCATTGATGGTGGTGGAGGGTAATTACATGGATTTTGCGGTTTATGAAACCGCATTCCTAGGCATACTTAGGCATTATTCCTCGGTAGCCACTAAGGCGGCTAGGATCAAGAAGCTTGCTGGTGATAGGGCATGCCTATTCTTTGGGGCTAGGGTTGTTCATCCTGCAATACAGCCAATGGTTGATAGGGCATCCTACATAGGTGGTTGTGACGGTGTTGCCGGCGTTGTGGGCGCGAAATTATTGGGTGTGAAGCCCAGCGGTACAATGCCCCACGCATTAATGATTGTGTTTAGGCACGCAACCGGTGACCACACGCTTGCCTGGGTCTGGTTTGATAAGGTAATGCCCAATGATGTGCCAAGGATTGTACTGGCCGATACGTTCCTTGATGAGCGTGAGGAGTCCATGATAGCGGCTAAACTACTCGGTAACAGGCTCTATGGTGTTAGGTTGGATACCCCGAGTAGTAGGCGTGGTAATATGGAGGCCATTGTTCGTGAGGTTAGGTGGACCCTTGACCTTGCTGGTTATAGGAATGTGAAGATTGTAGTGAGTGGTGGTGTTGATGAGGAAGAGGTCGTTAGGCTTAGGGGTATTGCGGACATGTTTGGTGTTGGCACATCAATAGCCTTTCCACCGAGCGTTGACGTTAGTATGGATATTGTGGAGGCTTATGATGAGAAGAGCGGGCGTTGGGTGCCAATAACGAAGCGTGGTAAGTTGCCGGGCTTTAAGCAGGTCTATAGGTGTAGAGGAACCCTAAATGACCAGGTTATTCCGTGGGATTCAGAGCCGGCGACCTGTCCGGATGGTTCCAGACCCGTGCCATTGCTTAGGAAATTTGTTGATAATGGGAAGCCCATTGAAGCATTGCCCAGTGATCATGAGATTAGGAACTACGTGCTTGATCAGCTAAGGTATGCTGAAATATGA
- a CDS encoding MoaD/ThiS family protein: MVVRVRLVGVLKALAVGREYIELTNVDSVRGVINGLKTVNEKLFRRVFDPSRNDLMPDIYIAVNDVDIRLLKGLDTPVRDNDEVLILAYIHGG; this comes from the coding sequence GTGGTTGTTAGGGTTAGGTTAGTCGGTGTATTGAAGGCATTGGCTGTTGGGAGGGAGTACATTGAGCTTACCAATGTTGACAGTGTGAGAGGGGTGATTAATGGACTTAAGACCGTGAATGAGAAACTGTTTAGGAGGGTCTTTGATCCTTCAAGGAACGACTTGATGCCCGACATATACATTGCTGTTAATGACGTCGATATAAGGCTTCTCAAGGGTCTTGACACGCCGGTTAGGGATAATGATGAGGTTTTGATCCTTGCTTACATCCACGGTGGTTAA
- a CDS encoding methylated-DNA--[protein]-cysteine S-methyltransferase, translated as MRCVTLSIVGIGILEICIYSDKIREIRVRVGIDGIKNNNEEPIIKLILDYITGIAKPQDIIGHIELSPGLLGLAQVAMLSIPRGTVATYAQIARLLNTSPRAAGRLASANKLPVIVPCHRVIKSDGSLGGYSVSDTYVKSRLLMMEGVSISNGKVPKQYMVSSTVLVKNFRELLNHVSQGMVI; from the coding sequence ATGCGTTGCGTAACATTATCAATAGTGGGAATCGGTATATTGGAAATTTGTATTTATAGTGATAAGATTCGGGAAATAAGGGTCAGGGTCGGTATTGATGGCATTAAGAACAATAATGAGGAACCCATTATAAAATTAATACTCGATTACATAACGGGGATCGCGAAGCCTCAAGACATAATAGGGCACATAGAACTAAGCCCAGGTCTGCTTGGCCTTGCCCAAGTCGCCATGCTCTCGATCCCACGGGGAACGGTAGCAACCTACGCCCAAATAGCGCGCCTACTAAACACCAGCCCCAGGGCGGCCGGCAGGTTAGCAAGCGCAAATAAACTACCAGTTATAGTTCCATGCCACAGAGTCATAAAGAGTGATGGTTCACTCGGCGGCTACTCAGTTAGTGACACCTATGTTAAGTCCAGGTTATTAATGATGGAGGGCGTATCAATAAGCAACGGTAAAGTACCCAAGCAATACATGGTCAGCAGCACCGTGCTAGTGAAGAACTTCAGGGAACTCCTTAACCATGTATCGCAGGGTATGGTCATTTAA
- a CDS encoding SAM hydrolase/SAM-dependent halogenase family protein codes for MRPVITLLTDFGYDSYFVPSMKGVILSLNPEAMIVDITHAIPQFNVRKAAFTLWASYKYFPRGTIHVVVVDPGVGTSRRALVIRSRNYYFVGPDNGVLMMAAGDDGVVEVRSIESGDFMRPVVTSTFHGRDIFAPVAAYLSLGLDPSLLGPRVTDPVVLPGIGGSVSRGVASSVIIYIDHFGNAYTGIRANDLEVLGLDYGDELRINIPRRNVDLRVRFLRSYGYAGEGEALALINSEGFLELSINRGSFASRYDVKEGDEVTLSVIK; via the coding sequence ATGAGACCCGTAATAACACTGCTTACGGATTTTGGTTACGATTCCTACTTCGTGCCATCCATGAAAGGTGTGATACTTAGTCTTAATCCTGAGGCCATGATTGTGGATATAACCCATGCCATACCTCAATTCAATGTACGTAAGGCAGCATTTACCCTATGGGCCTCCTACAAGTACTTCCCTAGGGGCACTATTCATGTTGTGGTTGTTGACCCGGGTGTGGGTACCTCGAGAAGGGCATTGGTAATTAGGTCCAGGAATTACTACTTTGTAGGTCCCGATAACGGTGTCCTAATGATGGCTGCCGGTGATGATGGTGTCGTTGAGGTAAGGTCCATAGAGAGCGGAGACTTCATGAGACCCGTTGTTACGAGTACGTTCCATGGACGCGATATATTCGCCCCAGTGGCTGCGTACCTAAGCCTTGGGCTTGACCCGTCATTACTCGGTCCTAGGGTTACTGACCCCGTGGTATTGCCAGGTATTGGCGGTAGTGTGTCTAGGGGTGTCGCTAGTTCCGTGATTATCTACATTGATCATTTCGGTAATGCCTACACGGGAATTAGGGCTAATGACCTTGAGGTCCTTGGGCTTGATTATGGTGATGAACTGCGGATCAATATTCCAAGGAGAAACGTTGATCTTAGGGTTAGGTTCCTGAGGAGCTATGGTTATGCAGGCGAGGGTGAGGCACTGGCGCTTATTAATAGTGAGGGCTTCCTAGAGCTTTCAATTAATAGAGGTAGCTTTGCCTCTAGGTATGATGTGAAGGAGGGCGATGAAGTTACATTATCCGTTATTAAATGA
- a CDS encoding MBL fold metallo-hydrolase: MRGFRAYYDRGIIIEYRGKRIIVDPLRKPSGSFDAVLVTHGHKDHVSPGAIRSISPLVMSSETAAIIRARDGVYPRHLVVSPGSRILVNDIFIESFNAGHVIGSLSYVLDFGDLRVGVTGDFNVEPSVLLDGARGLDVDVLIMEATYGDPDYVFPSRPEVYDELRAVVEDGTRNGIVLLMGQPLGRGQELTALLRDYQLYVEPSIKAINNALGIRHGRVLSGFPPAGSVLITGNQGNMVQVVRALRARYGVLRAVALSGMYARSSRALGLRSLGIDALPLSSHSDFPGLVDFVLSSGARFVYTVYGNAARFAKYLRGELGIMARPLPDSGQLTMDFFLW; encoded by the coding sequence TGAGTATAGAGGTAAAAGGATTATTGTGGATCCATTGAGGAAACCCTCCGGTTCCTTTGATGCCGTTTTGGTGACGCATGGACATAAAGACCATGTTAGTCCAGGTGCTATTCGCAGTATTTCACCATTGGTCATGAGTAGCGAGACTGCTGCGATTATTAGGGCGCGTGATGGCGTGTACCCAAGGCACTTGGTGGTTTCCCCAGGTTCCAGGATACTTGTTAATGATATCTTTATTGAGTCCTTTAATGCCGGTCATGTCATTGGTAGTTTGTCCTATGTGCTTGATTTTGGTGATCTTAGGGTTGGGGTCACTGGGGATTTTAACGTGGAACCCTCTGTATTGCTTGATGGAGCCAGGGGCCTCGATGTTGATGTCCTTATAATGGAGGCCACGTATGGCGACCCGGACTACGTATTTCCAAGTAGGCCTGAGGTTTATGATGAATTGAGGGCCGTTGTTGAGGATGGTACGAGGAACGGCATTGTGCTCCTTATGGGTCAGCCGCTTGGTCGTGGTCAAGAACTCACTGCCTTGCTTAGGGATTACCAACTTTATGTGGAGCCTAGTATTAAGGCTATTAATAATGCCCTTGGTATAAGGCATGGCAGGGTACTTAGTGGTTTTCCTCCTGCTGGTTCCGTACTTATTACAGGTAATCAGGGAAATATGGTCCAGGTTGTTAGGGCATTGAGGGCTAGGTACGGCGTGTTGAGGGCTGTGGCCCTCAGTGGTATGTACGCCAGAAGCTCCAGGGCCCTTGGGCTTAGGTCCCTCGGTATTGATGCCCTACCGTTAAGCAGCCACTCGGATTTCCCTGGGTTGGTGGATTTCGTGCTAAGCAGTGGGGCTAGGTTTGTATATACTGTATACGGTAATGCTGCCAGGTTTGCCAAGTATCTAAGGGGTGAGTTGGGTATTATGGCGAGGCCATTGCCAGACTCGGGGCAACTGACCATGGATTTCTTCCTATGGTAA